One genomic window of Candidatus Edwardsbacteria bacterium includes the following:
- the ltaE gene encoding low-specificity L-threonine aldolase — MKIIDLRSDTVTRPTPSMIKAMMAAPLGDDVLGDDPTVIKLQNQTARLLGKEAGLFVPSGTMGNQLAIMAHTRPGDEVILDYESHIFRYEVAGAAVMSGVQFNALTGPGGVMSAEQIQEAIRPEDIHQPKTTLVCLENTHNRAGGTVYPLDEIKKISAIGKKQGIKMHLDGARLWNASVASGIALKDYARYFDSVMVCFSKGMGCPVGSVLAGEKKFIAGAARNRKMLGGGMRQSGILAGAGLYALKHNIKRMADDHRRAKMLGRMISQISKIKIDLTSVQTNIIVFDIKRTGMNSEQAMKKLALKGLWVIPFGTTKLRAVTHLDASDGDIVRAGKILKTVF, encoded by the coding sequence TGAAGATAATAGACCTGCGTTCCGATACCGTCACCCGGCCCACCCCGTCCATGATCAAGGCCATGATGGCCGCGCCGCTGGGCGACGACGTGCTGGGCGACGACCCCACCGTCATCAAGCTGCAAAACCAGACCGCCAGACTGCTGGGCAAGGAGGCCGGGCTGTTCGTGCCCTCCGGCACCATGGGAAACCAGCTGGCCATCATGGCCCATACCCGGCCGGGGGACGAGGTGATCCTGGATTACGAATCGCACATCTTCCGCTACGAGGTGGCCGGGGCGGCGGTGATGTCCGGGGTGCAGTTCAACGCCCTGACCGGGCCGGGCGGGGTGATGTCTGCCGAGCAGATACAGGAGGCCATCAGGCCCGAGGATATCCATCAGCCCAAAACGACCCTGGTCTGCCTGGAGAACACCCACAACCGGGCGGGCGGGACGGTCTATCCGCTGGATGAGATCAAAAAGATATCGGCCATAGGCAAAAAGCAGGGGATCAAAATGCATCTGGACGGGGCCCGCCTGTGGAATGCCTCGGTGGCCAGCGGGATTGCTCTGAAAGATTACGCCAGGTATTTCGACTCGGTGATGGTCTGCTTCTCCAAGGGGATGGGCTGCCCGGTGGGCTCGGTGCTGGCCGGAGAAAAAAAATTCATTGCCGGGGCGGCCCGTAACCGCAAGATGCTGGGCGGTGGCATGCGCCAATCCGGAATTTTGGCCGGGGCGGGTCTTTATGCCCTGAAGCATAATATCAAAAGGATGGCCGATGACCACAGGAGGGCCAAGATGCTGGGCCGGATGATTTCTCAAATATCAAAGATCAAAATCGATCTGACGAGCGTGCAGACCAATATAATCGTTTTTGACATCAAACGGACCGGCATGAATTCCGAGCAGGCCATGAAGAAGCTGGCCCTAAAGGGCCTGTGGGTTATACCCTTCGGAACCACCAAGCTGCGGGCGGTGACCCACCTGGATGCAAGTGATGGGGATATTGTCCGGGCCGGCAAAATATTAAAGACCGTTTTTTAA